From a single Phragmites australis chromosome 7, lpPhrAust1.1, whole genome shotgun sequence genomic region:
- the LOC133925329 gene encoding DDB1- and CUL4-associated factor homolog 1-like isoform X1: MAATEPGSAPPHEDDEALLARVHSVISRVLHRDQDPNPRLLHTLATICELHEARYLQLCATNPMLNNTNTRGTYTIGKLANLLRDNDDFYELVFCKFLSDKSYSVAVRAAAARLLLSCHSAWMPQYPHAFEDSIIENIKSWVTEDAGASNECEWKYLRRNKPTDAEMLRTYAIGLLAMALCSGGQLVEDVLTVGVSAKLMHFLRIRVLVDASSSQKDSNHPLDTKHPRGRDDGRGKSRLAQDGARLDGTKVGYGMLTDPTVEKDNEPCVGMRQAHGEKGVDDTISHADASFDNFDIPEADRTNDRSYSSSIYDTKSKYGERPSVMRLVKDEDISENGELLKRKLSRAPARLRVKGKAGESLPECEVTPLSPTSGLRIGGQATRHRNVVMVGDQKKATDANSSSAGLESFSAISREEYEDRFRDCIIGLNDISGIVLKAVRAAEAEARSANAPDEALKAAGDAAAELVKSAALEVWKSENNGDAAVLAADKAAATVVEAAMSTSVSRYRSSNQVSEECAVEEAVQTSEDQELEDFVISDHEQLLQVREKYSIQCLQVLGEYVEALGPVLHEKGVDVCLSLLQRSIKDQEGCGHFALLPDVLKLICALAAHRKFAALFVDRGGIQKILSVPRITQTYTGLSACLFTFGSLQSTMERVCALSSYTLDNVVELALQLLECPQDLARKSAAIFFAAAFVFKAVLDLFDARDGMQKLLDILYGCASVRSGGNSGGLGSSNVSQGNDRSPAEGLTASEKQVAYHTCVALRQYFRAHLLQLVDSIRPGKSIRSIARNTSSARAGYKPFDISNEAMDAVFRQIQRDRKLGPAFVKARWPALDKFLASSGHITMLELCKFQAHGDRYLRDLTQYAIGVLHIVTLMPYSRKWIVHATLSNNRVGMAVLLDAVKSFDYIDHEVICPALNVLVNLVCPPPAISNKPSSTANQQPTATQAFVGTSESRDRNFEKSTSDRNLIGNQGESRDRSGDGNPVERTNTSHQGNTTQISTPVVPSGVVGDRRISLGVGAGGPGLAAQLEQAYRQAREVVRANNGIKILLQLLSSRMVTHPVAIDSIRALACRVLLGLARDDAIAHILTKLQVGKKLSELIRDTSAQTSGGDSGRWQTELTQVAIELIGVLTNSGKETTLAATDAAAPALRRIERAGIAAATPISYHSRELMQLIHEHLLGSGFTATAAMLQKEAGLAPLPLIAAVLPVHQVPALEASSVQQQWPSGRVQGFLPHKTNITTDQAGQRSDSVLPSSKKKALTFSSSFSQRTQSPHPLSGNRASNTPKSPVPIVADAGDAEILHKTPLSLPLKRKLVDMKDLNSASVAKRPATTDQSCQSSVFQTPAPTRRGLSVVVDSPTAFHSGRTNFNNISAENLDNSQGTPGVVATTAYPGVNDQQSGNLEPMTLDSMVVQYLKHQHRQCPAPITTLPPLSLLHPHVCPELSRSLSAPANIAARMGSREISRQFSGIQVPRRDRHFIYSRFKQCRVCRDEASLLTCMTFLGDASRVAAGNHNGELRIFDCNTANLLDTQTCHQLRVTMMESTYSGGNELILTSSLNEVKIWDASSISGGPLHTFEGCKAARFSHSGTLFAALSTDATQREVQLYDVQTYNLDLRLPDNSSNSGSGRGYIQPIIHFSPSDTMLLWNGVLWDRRSPNPVHQFDQFTDYCGGGFHPAGNEVILNSEVWDLRKFKLLRSVPSLDQTVIKFNGTGDVIYAILRRNRDDLQSSINARRVRHPLFPAFRTIDAVTYSDIATVQLDRCVLDLATEPNDSLIGVVAMDDHEEMFSSARLFEVGRKRITDDDSDPEDAGDTEDEDDDNDDSDDDMMLAPVLEGETDSDDLSNSSNDGDNDEIASSDENDDDPEFIDEGDLEGGGLLEIMGDGEGDGDESDMMGSFSSEDEGWIM, encoded by the exons ATGGCTGCCACAGAACCTGGGTCCGCCCCCCCGCACGAGGACGACGAGGCGCTGCTCGCCCGCGTCCACAGCGTCATCTCCAGGGTCCTCCACCGCGACCAAGACCCCAATCCCCGCCTCCTCCACACCCTCGCCACCATCTGCGAGCTCCACGAGGCCAG GTATCTTCAGTTATGTGCAACTAACCCAATGCTTAATAACACAAACACAAGGGGCACCTATACGATAGGAAAGCTGGCAAATTTGCTCCGG GATAATGACGATTTTTATGAGTTAGTGTTTTGTAAGTTCTTGTCGGATAAATCCTACTCTGTTGCCGtacgtgctgctgctgctaggcTTCTCCTAAGCTGCCATTCTGCCTGGATG CCTCAGTATCCTCATGCTTTCGAAGATTCTATCATAGAGAATATCAAAAGCTGGGTAACTGAAGATGCTGGTGCATCTAACGAGTGTGAATGGAAGTATTTACGAAGGAATAAACCCACAGATGCTGAGATGCTGAGAACTTATGCCATCGGGTTGCTTGCTATGGCGTTGTGTAG CGGTGGGCAGTTGGTAGAAGATGTCTTGACTGTGGGGGTATCAGCGAAGCTCATGCACTTTTTGCGTATAAGAGTTCTTGTGGATGCCTCATCCTCACAGAAAGATTCTAATCATCCACTAGACACCAAGCATCCTCGGGGCAGAGATGATGGTAGGGGCAAATCACGCCTGGCTCAAGACGGTGCTCGATTGGATGGAACAAAGGTTGGATATGGAATGTTAACTGACCCTACTGTGGAAAAGGACAATGAACCTTGTGTTGGAATGAGGCAAGCACATGGAGAAAAGGGGGTGGATGACACTATCTCTCATGCCGATGCATCGTTCGATAATTTCGATATTCCTGAGGCTGATAGGACCAATGATCGATCTTATAGCTCAAGTATTTACGACACAAAGTCAAAATATGGGGAAAGGCCTTCTGTGATGAGGCTTGTTAAAGATGAAGATATCAGCGAAAACGGTGAACTGTTGAAGAGAAAGTTGAGTCGAGCTCCTGCTCGACTTAGAGTGAAGGGAAAGgcaggtgaaagcttgcctgaATGTGAAGTAACACCTTTATCGCCAACATCAGGATTGAGAATAGGAGGCCAGGCTACCAGACATAGGAATGTGGTGATGGTTGGAGACCAAAAGAAGGCAACTGATGCGAACAGTAGCTCTGCAGGTCTCGAGTCGTTTAGCGCTATTTCCAGAGAAGAATACGAAGACCGGTTCAGGGATTGCATCATTGGCTTAAATGATATATCTGGCATTGTTTTGAAGGCAGTAAGAGCTGCTGAAGCTGAGGCCAGATCTGCAAATGCACCGGATGAAGCTTTGAAAGCAGCAGGCGATGCTGCTGCCGAGCTTGTGAAATCTGCTGCTTTGGAG GTTTGGAAAAGTGAAAATAATGGTGACGCGGCTGTGTTAGCTGCCGATAAAGCTGCAGCTACTGTAGTAGAGGCTGCAATGTCAACTAGCGTCTCGCG TTACAGAAGCTCAAACCAAGTTAGTGAAGAgtgtgcagtggaagaagctgTGCAAACCAGCGAAGACCAGGAGTTGGAAGATTTTGTTATCAGTGACCATGAGCAGCTCTTGCAAGTTAGAGAAAAATATAGCATTCAGTGCTTACAGGTTTTGGGAGAGTACGTTGAAGCTTTGGGTCCTGTTCTCCATGAAAAGGGTGTTGATGTTTGCCTTTCATTATTGCAAAGGAGCATAAAAGACCAGGAGGGATGTGGCCACTTTGCGCTACTTCCTGATGTCCTTAAATTAATTTGTGCACTGGCCGCCCACCGAAAATTTGCTGCACTCTTTGTTGATCGTGGTGGTATTCAGAAGATACTATCAGTTCCTAGAATTACTCAGACATATACTGGTCTTTCTGCATGCTTATTTACTTTCGGGTCTCTTCAG TCTACCATGGAACGTGTTTGCGCGCTCTCATCTTACACACTTGACAATGTTGTTGAACTAGCACTTCAACTTCTTGAGTGCCCACAAGACTTAGCTAGAAAAAGTGCAGCCATTTTCTTCGCTGCTGCTTTTGTGTTCAAAGCTGTTCTGGATCTATTTGATGCACGGGATGGGATGCAAAAGCTTCTTGATATCCTATATGGCTGTGCGTCTGTAAGGTCTGGTGGTAACTCTGGAGGATTAGGATCCTCCAATGTAAGTCAAGGGAATGACCGATCACCTGCTGAAGGTCTGACTGCATCAGAAAAGCAGGTTGCATACCATACGTGTGTTGCACTACGGCAGTATTTTAGAGCCCATCTCCTTCAGCTTGTTGATTCCATTCGACCAGGCAAAAGCATCCGCAGTATTGCTCGGAACACGTCTAGTGCAAGAGCTGGTTACAAACCTTTTGACATTAGCAATGAGGCTATGGATGCTGTTTTTCGTCAAATCCAGCGAGACAGAAAGTTAGGCCCTGCTTTTGTGAAGGCTCGTTGGCCTGCGTTGGACAAATTTTTGGCCTCTAGTGGTCATATAACTATGCTAGAGTTGTGTAAG TTTCAGGCACATGGTGATCGCTATTTGCGTGACTTAACTCAATATGCAATCGGAGTTCTTCACATTGTAACACTTATGCCGTACAGCCGCAAATGGATAGTGCATGCAACATTAAGCAACAATCGTGTTGGTATGGCTGTCCTATTAGATGCGGTGAAAAGTTTTGACTATATTGATCATGAG GTGATCTGTCCTGCATTGAATGTTCTCGTCAATCTTGTATGCCCCCCGCCTGCTATCAGCAACAAGCCATCCTCAACTGCCAATCAGCAACCTACAGCCACACAAGCGTTTGTTGGGACTTCAGAAAGCAGAGACAGGAACTTTGAAAAAAGTACTTCAGATAGGAATTTAATAGGGAATCAGGGTGAATCTCGGGATCGATCTGGTGATGGCAACCCTGTGGAAAGGACTAATACATCACATCAAGGAAATACTACGCAGATTAGCACACCTGTTGTGCCATCCGGAGTAGTCGGTGATCGGAGAATATCATTAGGAGTTGGAGCTGGGGGTCCTGGTCTTGCTGCTCAGTTGGAACAAGCTTATCGTCAAGCTCGAGAAGTAGTAAGAGCCAATAATGGCATAAAAATTCTTTTACAGCTTCTCAGTTCTCGGATGGTTACACATCCTGTGGCTATTGATTCTATTCGAGCCCTTGCCTGCCGCGTCCTGCTTGGGCTGGCCAGAGACGATGCGATCGCACATATACTGACAAAGCTCCAG GTGGGGAAGAAATTATCTGAACTGATCCGCGATACCAGTGCCCAGACATCTGGAGGTGATAGTGGAAGATGGCAAACTGAGCTGACCCAAGTGGCAATTGAACTGATTGGG GTTCTGACAAATTCTGGAAAAGAAACAACATTAGCAGCAACTGATGCTGCTGCTCCAGCATTGAGGCGCATTGAGCGAGCTGGAATAGCTGCTGCTACTCCTATCTCCTATCATTCTAG gGAACTGATGCAGCTGATACATGAACATCTCCTTGGGTCCGGTTTCACTGCCACTGCTGCCATGCTGCAGAAGGAGGCTGGCCTTGCACCTTTGCCATTGATAGCTGCGGTGCTTCCTGTCCACCAGGTTCCTGCCCTGGAAGCATCATCTGTTCAGCAACAGTGGCCTTCTGGTCGCGTCCAGGGATTTCTCCCACATAAAACAAATATAACCACAGATCAGGCTGGCCAGAGATCTGATTCTGTCCTGCCTTCCTCTAAGAAGAAGGCACTGACCTTCTCATCCAGTTTCTCACAAAGAACACAATCTCCACACCCCTTGTCTGGTAATAGAGCAAGCAACACCCCAAAAAGTCCTGTACCTATTGTTGCCGATGCTGGAGATGCTGAAATATTGCATAAAACACCACTGTCATTGCCACTCAAGAGGAAGCTGGTGGATATGAAGGATCTTAATTCTGCATCAGTAGCAAAGCGGCCTGCAACAACAGATCAATCATGCCAATCTTCTGTATTCCAAACTCCTGCTCCTACTCGCAGGGGTCTGTCGGTAGTAGTGGATTCTCCTACTGCATTTCACTCTGGTCGGACAAACTTCAACAACATTTCTGCTGAAAACTTGGACAATTCTCAAGGCACACCAGGAGTGGTAGCAACCACAGCTTATCCAGGTGTGAATGATCAACAATCAGGAAATTTGGAGCCTATGACACTCGACTCAATGGTTGTACAATACTTGAAACACCAACACCGCCAGTGCCCTGCTCCAATTACAACTTTGCCACCACTCTCTCTGTTGCACCCTCATGTTTGCCCTGAGCTTAGTCGCAGCCTTAGTGCACCAGCAAACATAGCTGCTCGTATGGGAAGCCGTGAGATAAGTAGGCAGTTTAGTGGGATCCAAGTACCTCGTAGGGATCGTCATTTTATATACAGCAGGTTCAAGCAATGCCGTGTTTGCCGTGATGAGGCGTCACTTTTGACTTGCATGACATTTCTTGGAGATGCATCTCGAGTTGCGGCTGGGAACCACAACGGTGAACTGAGAATATTTGACTGCAACACTGCAAATCTCTTAGACACCCAAACATGCCACCAACTTCGTGTTACAATGATGGAGTCAACATATTCTGGTGGAAATGAGCTGATTCTCACGTCCAGCTTAAATGAGGTTAAGATCTGGGATGCTTCCTCGATATCTGGGGGGCCTTTGCACACATTTGAGGGTTGCAAAGCTGCTAGGTTTAGCCACTCCGGAACTTTATTTGCTGCCCTTTCTACTGATGCAACTCAACGCGAGGTTCAATTGTACGATGTACAGACATATAATCTTGATTTGCGGCTTCCTGATAACTCTAGCAATTCAGGTTCAGGCCGGGGTTACATACAACCCATTATACATTTCAGTCCATCTGACACAATGTTGTTGTGGAATGGAGTTCTGTGGGATAGACGAAGCCCAAATCCTGTTCATCAGTTTGACCAGTTCACAGACTATTGTGGTGGTGGCTTCCATCCAGCTGGAAATGAG GTGATCCTAAATTCGGAGGTGTGGGATCTGAGGAAATTTAAGCTTCTGAGGAGCGTCCCTTCCCTGGACCAGACAGTAATAAAATTCAATGGCACGGGTGATGTTATCTATGCCATCCTCAGGCGTAATCGTGACGACTTACAATCATCCATCAATGCTCGTAGGGTCAGACATCCTCTTTTTCCTGCGTTCCGCACAATTGATGCTGTGACTTACTCAGATATTGCAACCGTCCAACTTGACCGCTGTGTCCTCGATCTTGCTACTGAGCCCAATGATTCTCTTATTGGGGTTGTTGCGATGGATGATCATGAGGAGATGTTCTCTTCTGCTCGCTTATTTGAAGTTGGCAGGAAGCGAATAACTGATGATGACTCAGATCCGGAGGATGCAGGTGAtacagaggatgaagatgatgacaatgatgatTCCGATGATGATATGATGCTGGCGCCTGTGCTGGAAGGGGAGACAGATTCTGATGATCTAAGTAACAGCAGCAATGATGGTGACAACGATGAAATTGCCAGTTCGGACGAAAACGACGATGATCCTGAGTTCATTGACGAAGGTGACCTTGAAGGAGGGGGCTTGCTGGAGATTATGGGTGATGGTGAAGGGGATGGCGATGAGAGTGACATGATGGGGTCCTTTAGCAGTGAGGACGAAGGTTGGATCATGTGA